ATATTTTAAAAGAAATAGTCAGCAGATATAAAAATCTGCCAGATAGTACGGTTGTTATTGCAAGGAGTGAGAGCTTTGAATCAATACATAAGCATAATGCATTTGCAGAAAGAATTACAACCATAGGAGAGTTAAGAAAATAATTTAAATTGCTAAACCATTATGTGCAATGATAGGAATATGCGAGCAGCACGGCTTTTATAGGGGCGAGGATTGCCCTTACTGCAAGAGGAAAGGAAAATTTTTGATGAATGATAAAGAAGCAAAAAAATTGAGCAGTTTGATGGTTGGTATTCTGCGGCATTTTCCACAAAATTTTGATTTAGAAATTGATAAAAAAGGATGGATAGAAATAGATAAGATGGCTGAAGCAATAAAAAATAAAGTGGAGGGATTTTACTGGGTTAGGAGGAAGCATATTGAGGCGGTTGCAGCAACTGATGAGAAAGGAAGATATCAGATAAAAGATGGAAAAATAAGAGCAACTTATGCTCATACAATAGATGTTGATTTATCAGATTTGCCAGATGCAGATGTTGATGAACTTTATTATCCTGTAACTGAAGAAGAACTGGAAATTGTGCTTGAGCAGGGACTGCTTCCAGTTGATAGAAATAAAGTTCATTTGAGTGGTAGCATAGAAAAAGCAACCGAAGCCGGCAAAAGAAGATGTGAAAATCCAGTTATACTTAAAATAGATGTAAAAAAAGCGCTGGAAGATGGGCTTAAAATAAAAAAAGCTGGAAATGAAGTATATATAGCAGATAAAGTAGATGGGAAATATATAAGCAAAGTAGGTTAGCTTGCGCTCCTTTTAACTTCTTCTATTGCCCTAACAATCATCTCTCTGTTGAGGCTTCCGCTATATTCTTCTCCGACTTTATAAATTTTACAGCCAAAAAGGAAGGCTATCTCGCTTTTCTTTTTCAATGTCCAACCCACTGATTTGAATGCTTGGAAAACTTAAAAATGATATTTTTTGACATATTTTTCTGATTTTATTTCTACAATCTCTCTTTCTTCATTAATTCCTTTTTCCCTTAGAACATCTTTCAGCAAATTTAAAGAATGTTTTG
The Thermoplasmatales archaeon DNA segment above includes these coding regions:
- a CDS encoding RNA 2'-phosphotransferase → MIGICEQHGFYRGEDCPYCKRKGKFLMNDKEAKKLSSLMVGILRHFPQNFDLEIDKKGWIEIDKMAEAIKNKVEGFYWVRRKHIEAVAATDEKGRYQIKDGKIRATYAHTIDVDLSDLPDADVDELYYPVTEEELEIVLEQGLLPVDRNKVHLSGSIEKATEAGKRRCENPVILKIDVKKALEDGLKIKKAGNEVYIADKVDGKYISKVG